The following proteins are encoded in a genomic region of Gadus macrocephalus chromosome 19, ASM3116895v1:
- the prkab1a gene encoding 5'-AMP-activated protein kinase subunit beta-1a, whose product MGNTSSDRAVGGHGGEKTHRRDSRGAKDGDRPKILMDSPEDADIFHGEDIKAPLEKEEYLAWQQDLEADDKGLTVDRPTVFRWTGDGKEVFLSGSFNNWTNKIPLIRSQNNFVAIVDLPEGEHQYKFYVDGQWTHDPAEPVVTDPLGTVNNLIQVKNTDFEVFDALMVDSQKCSDMSDLSSSPPGPYHQDAYTPKQEEKFKSPPILPPHLLQVILNKDTGISCDPALLPEPNHVMLNHLYALSIKDGVMVLSATHRYKKKYVTTLLYKPI is encoded by the exons atggggaacACGAGCAGCGACCGAGCCGTGGGGGGTCACGGGGGGGAGAAGACCCACCGGCGGGACAGCAGGGGGGCCAAGGACGGGGACCGGCCCAAGATTCTGATGGACAGCCCGGAGGACGCGGACATATTTCACGGGGAAGACATCAAA GCCCCGCTAGAGAAGGAAGAGTACCTGGCCTGGCAGCAGGACCTGGAGGCAGACGATAAAGGTCTGACTGTGGACCGGCCCACCGTGTTTCGCTGGACGGGGGACGGGAAAGAGGTCTTCCTCTCTGGCTCCTTCAACAACTGGACCAACAAGATCCCCCTGATCAGGAG TCAAAACAACTTTGTGGCCATCGTGGATCTGCCAGAAGGGGAACACCAGTATAAGTTCTATGTGGACGGCCAGTGGACCCATGACCCCGCTGAG CCGGTGGTGACCGACCCGCTGGGGACGGTCAACAACCTGATCCAGGTGAAGAACACGGACTTCGAAGTGTTCGACGCGCTCATGGTGGACTCCCAGAAATGCTCAGACATGTCAG ACCTCTCCAGCTCCCCCCCAGGGCCGTACCACCAGGACGCCTACACTCCCAAACAGGAGGAGAAGTTTAAATCCCCCCCGATCCTACCTCCACACCTGCTGCAGGTCATCCTGAACAAAGACACCGGCATCTCG TGTGACCCTGCATTGCTTCCAGAGCCAAACCATGTGATGCTCAACCACCTCTACGCCCTCTCCATAAAG GATGGTGTGATGGTTCTCAGCGCGACGCACCGCTACAAGAAGAAGTATGTCACCACGTTGCTCTACAAGCCCATCTGA